One Ahaetulla prasina isolate Xishuangbanna chromosome 17, ASM2864084v1, whole genome shotgun sequence genomic window carries:
- the LOC131186840 gene encoding uncharacterized protein LOC131186840 has protein sequence MSQKSILSLWLFILHLRAGASGAEELNGVLGESVTFQLKTNLSFVSIFWSKIVGSKSENISVVAFGEPPGLLVPLPSFQKRVNISKDCRELHLSQLEKEDTGRYTAGIVLQSRETVDESFDLRVFNLAEASGTEEVSGIQEETVTFKVRKTPPYKKTIWSKIDSNQTIHIAVVLYGEPCGLLVTLPAFQKRITSQNRMVVDESFDLRVFSKYPSHGREFLTSRFAQGDVHRTFVRDSWLTDLHS, from the exons GAGCTTCTGGAGCAGAAGAACTGAATGGAGTTCTGGGGGAGTCCGTCACCTTCCAGCTGAAGACGAATCTGTCATTTGTATCCATTTTCTGGAGTAAAATTGTTGGCagcaagtctgaaaatatttcCGTAGTGGCCTTTGGGGAGCCCCCTGGCCTCCTGGTCCCCCTCCCGTCCTTTCAGAAGAGAGTGAACATCTCCAAGGACTGCAGAGAATTACATCTCAGCCAACTAGAGAAAGAGGACACTGGCAGATACACCGCAGGAATTGTTCTGCAAAGCAGAGAGACGGTGGACGAGTCCTTTGATCTGCGAGTTTTCA ACCTTGCAGAAGCTTCTGGAACAGAAGAAGTGAGTGGCATTCAGGAGGAAACTGTCACTTTCAAAGTGAGGAAAACTCCACCATATAAAAAGACTATCTGGAGCAAAATAGACAGCAACCAGACAATCCATATTGCTGTGGTGCTCTATGGGGAGCCCTGTGGCCTCCTGGTCACCCTCCCAGCCTTTCAGAAGAGA ATCACTTCACAAAACAGAATGGTGGTGGACGAGTCCTTTGATCTGCGGGTTTTTAGTAAGTATCCCAGCCATGGCAGGGAATTCCTGACCTCCCGCTTTGCCCAGGGGGATGTGCACAG GACGTTTGTTAGAGACTCTTGGCTGACTGACTTGCACTCCTGA